In a single window of the Anaerocolumna cellulosilytica genome:
- a CDS encoding ABC transporter permease — MSKDAVNKELFVRVSKRDSISQKKAWGIRFAGIALSLIVCALVIVAIVNENPIRVYMGIINGAIGAKRRFWVTIREALTLLIIAVGLTPAFKMKFWNIGAEGQILMGGTVTAAMMIYFGDVMPNWLLLIVIFIASSLAGLLWGLLPAVFKAYYNTNETLFTLMLNYVAMQIVTFCIVFWENPTGSNTVGIINGATAKGWFSKIFGLQYGLNIIVVLAVTLIVFLYMKHSKQGYEIAVVGESQNTARYAGINVKKVIIRTMMISGAVCGLAGSIIVSGASHTISTSTAGGRGFTAIIVAWMSKFNPLAMIGVSLFLVFMQQGSIQIASQYGLNTNASDIITGILIFFLIGSEFFISYKLDFRKKSKEVK, encoded by the coding sequence GTGAGCAAAGACGCAGTAAATAAAGAACTTTTTGTTCGTGTCAGTAAACGTGATTCCATAAGCCAGAAAAAAGCTTGGGGTATCCGTTTTGCTGGGATAGCACTATCCCTTATTGTATGTGCTCTTGTTATTGTAGCCATTGTAAATGAAAATCCCATACGAGTTTACATGGGAATTATTAACGGAGCGATTGGTGCGAAAAGAAGATTTTGGGTTACCATACGTGAAGCGTTGACCTTGTTAATAATTGCTGTCGGTTTAACACCTGCCTTTAAAATGAAATTCTGGAATATCGGAGCGGAAGGCCAGATTCTTATGGGTGGTACGGTTACAGCCGCCATGATGATTTATTTTGGAGATGTCATGCCAAATTGGCTTTTATTAATTGTAATCTTTATAGCCAGCAGTTTAGCAGGGCTGTTATGGGGATTACTACCGGCAGTATTTAAGGCATACTACAACACCAATGAAACATTATTTACCCTGATGCTAAATTATGTAGCGATGCAGATTGTAACCTTTTGTATTGTTTTTTGGGAAAATCCTACAGGTTCTAATACAGTCGGTATTATTAACGGAGCTACAGCAAAAGGCTGGTTTTCTAAAATATTCGGGTTACAATATGGATTAAATATAATTGTTGTTCTGGCGGTTACCCTAATCGTATTTTTATATATGAAGCACAGCAAACAGGGTTATGAGATAGCTGTTGTAGGAGAGAGTCAGAATACTGCCAGATATGCCGGTATCAACGTTAAAAAAGTTATTATCCGTACCATGATGATATCCGGTGCTGTCTGCGGACTTGCCGGAAGTATTATTGTAAGCGGTGCCAGCCATACCATATCCACCAGTACAGCCGGAGGCAGAGGCTTTACGGCAATTATTGTTGCTTGGATGTCTAAGTTTAATCCCCTTGCCATGATTGGAGTATCCTTATTTCTGGTATTTATGCAGCAGGGTTCAATACAGATAGCATCTCAGTATGGGTTAAATACAAATGCGTCTGATATTATTACCGGTATACTTATCTTCTTTTTAATAGGAAGTGAATTTTTTATTAGCTATAAATTAGATTTTCGCAAAAAAAGCAAGGAGGTAAAATAG
- a CDS encoding ABC transporter ATP-binding protein, whose product MRNCAYAVPPIYCIGGLFVEQANAIELKNVTKRFGEVIANDNINLSVRKGEILSILGENGSGKTTLMNMLSGIYFPEQGQIFINGKEVTIRSPKDSFALGIGMIHQHFKLINILTAAENIILGLPGKERLKMDQIMKDINELIHTYGFDLNPSQKIYDMSVSQKQTVEIIKVLYRGADILILDEPTAVLTPQETKKLFDVLRNMRKAGKSIIIITHKLHEVLELSDRVTVLRKGKYIGTVNTAKATAESLTEMMVGEKVTLDIDRSEPVKPEKRIEMRGITCKTKEGIKILNQTSFTANSGEILGVAGIAGSGQKELLEAIAGLVQIDSGEILYFAPDGSTEKISDMKPAQIRDLKICLSFVPEDRLGMGLVGSMDLADNMMLRSYREGRKFFLNRKKPKDLAADIVNQLDVKTPGVHTPVRRLSGGNVQKVLVGREIAASPTVLMVAYPVRGLDINSSYTIYNLLNQQKEKGVAVICVGEDLDVLIDLCDRILVLNSGKVSGIVDARKTTKEELGLLMTAERKGGHASEQRRSK is encoded by the coding sequence ATGCGGAACTGCGCATATGCAGTTCCGCCAATTTACTGTATAGGAGGTCTTTTTGTGGAGCAGGCAAATGCAATCGAACTAAAGAATGTTACCAAGCGTTTTGGAGAAGTTATTGCCAATGACAACATCAATTTATCAGTGCGGAAAGGCGAAATTCTGTCCATATTGGGTGAAAACGGAAGCGGTAAGACCACATTGATGAACATGCTTTCCGGCATTTATTTTCCGGAGCAAGGCCAGATTTTTATAAATGGAAAAGAGGTAACCATCCGTTCCCCAAAAGATTCCTTTGCGTTGGGTATTGGGATGATTCATCAGCATTTTAAACTGATAAACATTCTGACAGCAGCAGAAAATATCATTCTTGGACTGCCTGGAAAAGAACGTTTAAAAATGGATCAGATTATGAAAGATATTAACGAGCTTATTCATACCTATGGCTTTGATCTAAATCCATCTCAGAAAATTTATGATATGTCTGTGTCCCAGAAGCAGACAGTAGAAATAATCAAAGTATTATATCGTGGTGCAGACATACTGATACTGGATGAGCCTACGGCTGTTCTGACTCCACAAGAAACAAAGAAATTATTTGATGTACTTCGCAATATGAGAAAAGCAGGTAAATCAATTATTATTATAACCCACAAGTTACATGAAGTTTTAGAGCTGTCCGACCGTGTTACAGTACTTCGAAAAGGTAAATATATCGGTACTGTAAATACTGCAAAAGCAACAGCAGAGTCTCTGACGGAAATGATGGTTGGTGAAAAAGTAACCTTAGATATAGACCGTTCTGAACCAGTAAAGCCGGAAAAGCGTATTGAGATGCGTGGAATAACCTGTAAAACAAAAGAAGGAATAAAGATTCTAAATCAGACCTCCTTTACTGCCAACAGTGGAGAAATACTTGGTGTAGCAGGTATTGCAGGAAGCGGACAGAAGGAGTTATTGGAGGCGATTGCGGGTCTTGTGCAGATTGACAGCGGTGAGATTTTATACTTTGCACCTGATGGCAGTACTGAAAAAATATCAGATATGAAACCGGCTCAAATCAGAGACTTAAAAATATGTTTATCCTTCGTGCCGGAAGACAGGCTAGGTATGGGACTTGTAGGTTCCATGGATTTAGCAGATAATATGATGCTTAGAAGCTATCGGGAAGGTAGAAAGTTCTTTTTAAACCGTAAAAAACCCAAAGACCTGGCGGCAGATATAGTAAACCAACTGGATGTTAAGACGCCCGGCGTTCATACTCCGGTTCGCAGACTTTCGGGAGGAAATGTACAAAAGGTATTAGTGGGAAGGGAAATTGCGGCAAGTCCTACCGTGCTTATGGTAGCTTATCCCGTAAGAGGTCTTGACATCAATTCCTCCTATACTATTTATAATCTGTTGAATCAGCAAAAAGAAAAGGGTGTAGCTGTAATATGTGTCGGCGAAGACCTGGATGTTCTAATTGATCTTTGTGACCGCATTCTTGTTTTAAATAGCGGTAAGGTATCAGGAATCGTTGATGCCCGTAAGACCACAAAGGAAGAATTGGGTCTGCTGATGACAGCGGAAAGAAAGGGAGGACATGCCAGTGAGCAAAGACGCAGTAAATAA
- a CDS encoding BMP family ABC transporter substrate-binding protein, giving the protein MKKVVTLLLVLAMTVGLFTGCGSSNKGGNADNTPAAPSGTETDSEAIPEGSAADIKVGIIYIGDENEGYTAAHMEGIKVMATSLGLSSDQVIEKTHIGEDESAYDAIVDLAEQGCNIVFANSFGHEDYMIQAAQEFTDVQFAHATGFQAASSGLPNMHNYFTAVYESRYVSGVVAGLKLNDMITKGEITAEEAKMGYVGAYPYAEVVSGFTAFYLGAKSVCPSVTMEVQYTNSWADMTAENEVAKQLIANGAKLISQHADTTGAPTAAEDAKVPVVGYNVDMTLVAPNTALTSATINWGPYYTYAVKSVIDGTAIAADWSKGYVDGAVAISPINESVAAEGTADKVAEVEAALKAGTLKVFDTSTFTVNGSTLEELIASNADYEKYSANVSDGYFHESEVISSPAFGIIIDGITEK; this is encoded by the coding sequence ATGAAAAAAGTAGTAACGTTATTGTTAGTATTGGCAATGACAGTTGGTCTGTTTACGGGCTGTGGTTCTTCAAACAAGGGTGGGAATGCTGATAATACGCCTGCTGCACCAAGCGGTACAGAAACAGATTCCGAGGCCATACCAGAAGGTAGTGCAGCTGACATTAAGGTTGGTATTATTTACATAGGCGATGAAAATGAAGGTTATACTGCGGCACATATGGAAGGAATTAAGGTTATGGCTACAAGTCTTGGTTTATCCTCTGATCAGGTTATTGAAAAGACACATATCGGTGAAGATGAATCTGCGTATGATGCAATTGTGGATTTAGCAGAACAAGGCTGTAATATTGTATTTGCAAACAGCTTTGGTCATGAAGACTATATGATTCAGGCAGCACAGGAATTCACGGATGTTCAGTTTGCTCATGCAACCGGTTTCCAGGCAGCCTCTTCAGGTTTACCTAATATGCATAACTATTTTACAGCAGTTTATGAATCCCGTTACGTATCCGGTGTTGTTGCTGGTTTAAAATTAAATGATATGATTACAAAAGGTGAAATTACAGCAGAAGAAGCTAAAATGGGTTATGTTGGTGCATATCCGTACGCGGAAGTAGTTTCTGGTTTTACTGCTTTTTATCTAGGAGCAAAGAGCGTGTGTCCATCTGTTACTATGGAAGTTCAGTATACAAATAGCTGGGCTGATATGACAGCAGAAAATGAAGTTGCAAAACAGTTGATTGCTAATGGTGCAAAATTGATTAGTCAGCATGCTGATACAACAGGTGCTCCAACTGCTGCTGAAGATGCCAAAGTACCAGTTGTGGGATATAACGTAGATATGACTTTGGTTGCTCCAAATACAGCACTAACCTCAGCAACCATTAATTGGGGACCTTACTATACTTATGCAGTCAAGAGTGTCATTGACGGTACAGCTATTGCAGCTGACTGGTCCAAGGGTTATGTTGATGGTGCAGTTGCTATCTCCCCTATCAATGAGAGCGTAGCTGCAGAAGGTACCGCAGACAAAGTAGCAGAGGTTGAAGCAGCATTAAAAGCTGGTACACTTAAAGTATTTGACACCTCAACATTTACAGTGAATGGTTCCACTTTGGAAGAATTAATTGCTTCCAATGCTGATTATGAAAAATATTCTGCTAATGTATCCGATGGTTACTTCCATGAATCAGAAGTGATTTCTTCTCCGGCATTCGGAATTATAATTGATGGTATCACAGAGAAGTAA
- a CDS encoding amidohydrolase family protein — MHDGGTNELIKRLQNHELREKMKEDIQYGIPGWDNFIQFAGVEGIFITSVATAKNKEFIGKSLKEIGALKGLEPLEAAFDLLEEENNAVGMVDFYGTESAVTSILKRDEMNACTDGLLSGKPHPRVYGSFPRILGKYVREEKVLSLEEAIYKMTHKAASAMGITNRGLLKKGYYGDITIFNAGTILDKGTFVEPVQYPEGIEYVIVNGQVTVRNGVHTGKRAGQVIRKTELNKLFYSR; from the coding sequence GTGCATGACGGGGGAACCAATGAACTTATAAAACGGCTGCAAAATCACGAACTTCGAGAGAAGATGAAAGAAGATATTCAATACGGTATCCCCGGTTGGGACAATTTCATACAGTTTGCCGGTGTAGAGGGAATTTTTATCACCAGTGTTGCGACTGCTAAGAATAAGGAATTTATTGGAAAGAGTCTGAAGGAAATCGGAGCATTAAAGGGTTTAGAACCACTTGAGGCAGCCTTTGATTTACTAGAGGAGGAAAACAATGCAGTTGGAATGGTGGACTTTTATGGTACGGAATCAGCCGTAACCAGTATATTAAAGCGGGATGAAATGAATGCTTGTACAGACGGCCTTTTATCCGGTAAACCCCATCCAAGGGTATATGGTTCTTTCCCGCGAATTCTTGGTAAATATGTCAGAGAAGAGAAAGTTCTTTCTTTAGAGGAGGCTATCTATAAAATGACCCACAAAGCCGCATCAGCCATGGGAATTACAAACAGAGGCCTCCTTAAGAAAGGATATTATGGAGATATTACCATTTTTAATGCAGGGACAATACTAGATAAAGGAACTTTTGTAGAGCCGGTACAATATCCAGAGGGTATTGAATATGTCATAGTAAATGGTCAGGTTACCGTCAGAAATGGAGTACATACCGGAAAACGGGCAGGTCAGGTAATTCGAAAAACCGAGTTGAATAAGTTATTTTATTCGAGGTAA
- a CDS encoding amidohydrolase family protein, which produces MIIVGNGMVVTRDESNTVITDGAVCMKENRIEEIGNRLDMLKAYPKAEFIDAKGGVIMPGFINTHSHIYSAFARGLSIPGNKPADFLDILEGTWWRVDRKLTLKQVYLSAISTYLDCIKNGVTTVFDHHASYGEVKGSLSQISEAAKEAGVRTCLSYEVSDRVGKDKMIEALKENLDFAAVCKKDSNSMQKAMIGMHASFTLSDETLKHCTDKNRDDIGYHIHVAEGLSDALHWCMTGEPMNL; this is translated from the coding sequence ATGATTATTGTGGGAAACGGAATGGTAGTTACAAGAGATGAAAGTAATACTGTTATAACAGATGGTGCCGTATGTATGAAAGAGAATCGGATTGAGGAGATAGGAAATCGGTTGGATATGCTAAAAGCTTATCCTAAAGCGGAATTTATAGATGCCAAAGGCGGCGTTATTATGCCGGGATTTATAAATACACATAGTCACATATATAGTGCCTTTGCCAGAGGGTTATCTATACCCGGTAACAAACCTGCTGATTTTTTGGATATTTTAGAAGGTACCTGGTGGAGGGTGGACAGAAAATTAACCTTAAAGCAGGTATACTTAAGTGCTATATCAACTTATCTGGATTGTATCAAGAACGGAGTAACAACAGTCTTTGATCATCATGCCAGTTATGGAGAAGTAAAGGGAAGTTTATCTCAGATTAGCGAGGCAGCAAAAGAAGCGGGAGTGCGCACCTGTTTATCCTATGAGGTATCTGACCGGGTCGGTAAGGATAAGATGATTGAAGCTTTAAAAGAGAATCTAGATTTTGCGGCAGTCTGTAAAAAGGACTCTAATAGCATGCAAAAAGCTATGATTGGTATGCACGCATCGTTTACCCTAAGTGATGAAACATTAAAACATTGTACCGATAAGAACAGGGATGATATAGGTTATCACATTCATGTAGCCGAAGGCTTAAGTGATGCTCTGCATTGGTGCATGACGGGGGAACCAATGAACTTATAA
- a CDS encoding ISNCY family transposase — translation MNEEKRYEVIKKLVDTNGNKKNAALKIGCTERHINRMIAGYKRDGKSFFIHGNRGRTPAHALSKETKQTVLDLYRSKYFDTNFTHCIELLEKYEGISISVSTLNSILEKEYILSPKATRSKKRKTKLKLKHLKTQTKSKKILAELQSNIVAIEDAHSRRPRCAYFGEMLQMDASIHLWFGDTKTQLHIAVDDATGTIVGAYFDEQETLKGYYNVFHQVLTEYGIPYLFFTDNRTVFEYKQKNAPSIEEDTYTQFAYACKQLGVEIKTSSIPQAKGRVERLFQTLQSRLPVELRLAGINTLSEANAFLNSYIKEYNAKFALETNLIKSVFEKQPVLEEINLVLSVLTERKIDNGHCLKFKNKYFKTLDKNGHQVHFYKGTKAMVIEAFDGNKYCCIDESIYALEAIPSHEKISKNFDLTLSQNRTIKRKIPGMHHPWRRQEFWRFVKMQEHHWNDEVPA, via the coding sequence ATGAATGAAGAAAAACGTTATGAAGTAATAAAGAAGTTAGTAGACACAAACGGAAATAAAAAGAATGCTGCCTTGAAGATCGGTTGCACCGAAAGACATATCAATAGAATGATTGCAGGATATAAACGTGATGGTAAATCCTTTTTTATACATGGAAACAGAGGTCGGACTCCTGCTCATGCTCTTTCAAAAGAAACCAAGCAAACTGTCCTAGATTTATATCGTAGTAAGTACTTCGATACGAATTTTACTCATTGTATCGAGCTTCTAGAGAAGTATGAGGGAATTTCTATTTCTGTATCTACATTGAACTCTATTTTAGAAAAAGAATATATTCTTTCTCCAAAAGCTACCCGATCAAAAAAAAGAAAAACCAAACTAAAACTTAAACATTTGAAAACACAAACTAAATCTAAAAAGATACTAGCAGAGTTGCAATCCAATATCGTTGCAATCGAGGATGCACATTCCAGACGTCCTAGATGTGCTTATTTTGGCGAAATGCTTCAAATGGATGCTTCGATCCACTTGTGGTTCGGTGATACGAAAACTCAGCTTCACATCGCTGTCGATGATGCAACTGGTACTATTGTCGGTGCTTACTTTGATGAACAAGAAACTTTAAAAGGATACTACAATGTGTTTCATCAAGTACTTACTGAGTATGGTATTCCCTATTTATTTTTTACCGATAACCGTACAGTTTTTGAATATAAACAAAAAAACGCCCCTTCTATCGAAGAGGACACATACACACAATTCGCTTATGCTTGTAAACAGCTAGGTGTTGAAATCAAGACCAGCAGTATACCACAAGCAAAAGGTCGAGTGGAACGATTGTTCCAAACCTTACAATCTCGCCTACCAGTCGAATTACGCCTGGCAGGCATAAACACACTTAGCGAAGCAAATGCATTCTTAAACTCCTACATAAAAGAATACAATGCCAAGTTTGCTCTAGAGACCAATCTTATCAAATCTGTCTTTGAAAAGCAACCCGTTTTAGAAGAAATAAATCTTGTTCTTTCTGTTCTTACAGAAAGAAAGATAGATAATGGACACTGTTTGAAGTTTAAAAATAAGTATTTTAAGACACTTGATAAGAACGGGCATCAGGTACACTTTTATAAGGGGACAAAGGCAATGGTAATAGAAGCATTTGACGGTAATAAATACTGTTGTATAGATGAGAGTATTTATGCGCTAGAAGCAATTCCGTCACATGAGAAAATATCAAAAAACTTTGATCTTACGCTGTCGCAGAATAGAACAATAAAGCGGAAGATACCAGGGATGCATCATCCTTGGAGAAGGCAAGAATTCTGGCGTTTTGTTAAAATGCAGGAACACCACTGGAATGATGAAGTCCCTGCTTAA
- a CDS encoding IS256 family transposase, which yields MAKKREPVRMTEGKKNIIAALLQEYDIQSAEDIQDALKDLLGGTIKEMLEVEMDDHLGYVPYERSENQNSRNGYKQKQIRSKYGEATINVPQDRESSFEPKVVKKRQKDISAIDDKIISMYAKGMTTRQISETIEDIYGFEVSEGMVSDITDKLLPEIEQWQNRPLSSIYPIVFIDAVHFSVRDNSIIKKLAAYIILGINEEGRKEVLSIQVGANESSKYWLSILNELKNRGVQDILILCADGLTGIKESIAVAFPNTEYQRCIVHQVRNTLKYVADKDKKEFATDLKKIYHAASEEAGLTRLDEVCTKWDDRYPNAMKSWHKNWDVISPIFKFSAEVRKVIYTTNAIESLNSTYRKLNRQRSVFPSDTSLLKALYLATFEATKKWTMSLRNWGKVYGELSIMYEGRLPI from the coding sequence ATGGCAAAAAAACGTGAACCGGTCAGAATGACCGAAGGAAAGAAAAACATCATCGCTGCTCTTTTACAGGAATACGACATCCAGTCTGCTGAAGATATCCAGGATGCACTTAAAGACCTGTTGGGTGGCACAATCAAGGAAATGCTTGAAGTAGAAATGGACGATCATCTGGGCTATGTTCCATATGAAAGATCCGAAAACCAGAACTCTCGAAACGGTTATAAACAAAAGCAGATCAGAAGTAAATACGGCGAAGCAACAATTAATGTCCCTCAGGACCGAGAAAGTTCTTTTGAACCTAAGGTAGTTAAGAAAAGGCAGAAAGATATATCGGCGATCGATGACAAGATTATATCCATGTATGCCAAAGGAATGACAACACGTCAGATTTCTGAAACTATCGAGGATATCTACGGATTCGAAGTCAGCGAAGGCATGGTATCAGACATAACCGACAAACTTCTCCCGGAGATTGAACAGTGGCAGAACCGTCCTCTCTCAAGCATTTATCCTATCGTATTCATCGATGCAGTACATTTCTCAGTAAGGGACAACAGCATCATCAAGAAGCTGGCTGCATACATAATCCTTGGTATAAATGAAGAAGGCAGAAAAGAGGTATTATCGATACAGGTAGGTGCCAATGAGAGCAGTAAATACTGGCTCAGTATCCTTAACGAGCTTAAAAACCGAGGTGTACAGGATATACTCATTCTTTGCGCAGACGGGCTGACTGGCATCAAGGAATCCATAGCAGTGGCCTTCCCCAACACGGAATACCAACGCTGCATCGTACATCAGGTGAGAAATACCTTGAAATACGTAGCTGACAAGGACAAGAAGGAATTCGCAACTGACCTGAAGAAAATTTACCATGCAGCTTCAGAAGAAGCCGGACTTACCCGACTGGATGAAGTTTGCACCAAATGGGATGACCGCTATCCGAATGCAATGAAAAGCTGGCATAAGAACTGGGATGTAATCAGTCCTATTTTCAAGTTCTCTGCCGAAGTCAGGAAGGTCATTTATACTACAAATGCAATCGAAAGTCTAAATAGTACATACCGTAAACTCAACCGTCAGAGGAGCGTCTTCCCGAGCGACACATCACTTCTGAAAGCCCTTTACCTAGCTACATTTGAGGCAACAAAGAAATGGACCATGTCTCTCAGAAATTGGGGTAAGGTATATGGTGAACTTTCTATCATGTACGAGGGAAGGCTCCCGATTTAA
- a CDS encoding XdhC family protein, whose amino-acid sequence MNLYGTLLKELEDDRNQVILTCLSGREGSLETNFERSIHSKVPEKLKQVLEQEDIDYLKEGKAGICYDEDGTLIVYESFYPGERLIVLGGGHIALPLVEFASKVGFTVIVADDRPYFANQIRFPFAEQVICNSFDKVLKGLKVTASDYIVIITRGHRHDLNCLRQILKKKETKYVGMIGSKRRVKGILALLKEEGYDDGRLSRICTPIGLSIGAVTPEEISISIVAQLIGRKRQGQRGEYKTNQPDADYNVLKLLADSEGEAMAVVTVIDTKGSVPRGVGAKMIVYPTGQIAGSIGGGCSEAVVIRNAVSIIGTKKFRIQTIDMTGDVAEAEGMVCGGIMEVLIEDHIT is encoded by the coding sequence ATGAATCTATATGGGACGTTACTAAAAGAGCTGGAGGATGACAGAAATCAGGTAATACTCACTTGCTTATCTGGCAGAGAAGGAAGCCTTGAAACAAATTTTGAGCGAAGTATACATTCTAAAGTGCCAGAAAAGTTAAAACAAGTTTTGGAGCAGGAAGATATCGATTATTTAAAGGAAGGAAAGGCCGGTATCTGTTACGATGAAGATGGTACTCTGATTGTGTATGAGTCTTTTTATCCTGGGGAGAGATTAATTGTTCTTGGCGGAGGGCATATTGCATTGCCTTTGGTTGAATTCGCTTCTAAGGTAGGATTCACCGTTATTGTTGCAGATGACAGACCCTATTTTGCGAATCAGATAAGATTTCCTTTTGCAGAGCAGGTTATATGCAACAGTTTTGATAAGGTGCTTAAAGGATTAAAAGTTACTGCCAGTGATTACATAGTTATTATAACGAGAGGACACAGGCATGACCTTAATTGCTTACGGCAGATATTAAAGAAAAAAGAAACAAAATATGTTGGTATGATAGGCTCAAAGCGTCGGGTTAAGGGAATTCTTGCATTGCTTAAAGAGGAAGGGTATGATGACGGACGACTTTCTAGGATTTGTACTCCTATTGGGCTTTCGATTGGTGCAGTTACGCCGGAAGAAATCAGCATCTCTATTGTTGCCCAGTTAATAGGCAGGAAAAGACAGGGTCAAAGGGGAGAATATAAAACGAACCAACCTGATGCAGATTATAATGTTCTTAAGCTTCTGGCTGATAGTGAAGGTGAAGCTATGGCAGTAGTTACGGTTATTGATACAAAGGGGTCAGTTCCAAGAGGAGTAGGAGCAAAAATGATTGTTTATCCTACCGGACAGATTGCGGGTAGTATTGGAGGAGGCTGTAGTGAGGCTGTGGTTATTCGTAATGCGGTAAGTATAATCGGGACAAAGAAATTCAGAATACAGACCATTGATATGACAGGTGATGTAGCAGAAGCAGAAGGAATGGTGTGTGGAGGAATTATGGAGGTGCTGATTGAAGACCATATAACCTGA
- a CDS encoding molybdopterin-binding protein: protein MKLIHTTEATGHVICHDITQIKAGERGRVAFKKGHIVKEEDIPVLLSMGKEHLYVWEKKAGFLHEDEAALTLYEICKDDFMEPTDIKEGKINIVAAADGLLKVDKKRLLQINTLGEIMIATIHGNFPVKKGDRLAGTRIIPLTIEEEKMDKARELAGKEPLLHILPFILKKAAVITTGSEVYHGRIKDAFGPVIRNKLLEYDVEVIGQGIVNDETEKITGQILEYIKEGAELILCTGGMSVDPDDTTPTAIKNTGAKLVSYGAPVLPGAMFLLAYYNDTPILGLPGCVMYSQRTIFDLILPRILANDKITGDELAALGHGGLCLNCEECTFPKCGFGR from the coding sequence TTGAAATTAATCCATACGACAGAAGCAACAGGTCATGTTATCTGTCATGATATAACCCAGATAAAAGCGGGTGAGAGGGGAAGGGTTGCTTTTAAAAAGGGGCATATTGTAAAAGAGGAGGATATTCCGGTATTACTTTCTATGGGGAAGGAGCACCTTTATGTATGGGAGAAAAAAGCGGGGTTTCTCCACGAAGATGAGGCAGCTCTTACTTTATATGAGATATGTAAAGATGACTTTATGGAACCTACCGATATAAAAGAAGGAAAAATAAATATTGTAGCAGCAGCTGACGGGCTGCTTAAGGTAGATAAAAAGAGATTGCTTCAAATTAATACCCTTGGGGAAATTATGATTGCCACAATACACGGTAATTTTCCAGTAAAAAAAGGTGATAGATTAGCCGGTACACGGATTATTCCATTGACTATTGAAGAAGAAAAAATGGATAAAGCCAGAGAGTTAGCCGGGAAGGAGCCACTGCTTCACATTTTGCCCTTTATTCTTAAGAAGGCCGCTGTCATAACCACGGGAAGTGAAGTGTACCATGGCAGAATTAAAGATGCGTTTGGTCCTGTGATAAGAAATAAATTATTGGAATATGATGTAGAAGTCATAGGTCAAGGTATTGTAAATGATGAGACAGAGAAAATTACGGGGCAAATTTTAGAGTATATAAAAGAGGGGGCTGAGCTAATACTATGTACCGGGGGTATGAGTGTTGACCCAGATGATACAACGCCCACTGCCATCAAGAATACAGGTGCTAAGCTGGTTTCGTATGGAGCACCCGTGTTGCCGGGGGCAATGTTTTTATTGGCGTATTATAATGACACTCCTATTCTTGGACTGCCAGGATGTGTTATGTATTCCCAAAGAACCATTTTTGACCTGATATTACCAAGGATTTTGGCTAATGATAAAATTACAGGGGATGAATTGGCTGCATTGGGGCACGGGGGTTTATGTTTAAATTGTGAGGAATGTACCTTTCCAAAATGTGGTTTTGGAAGATAA
- a CDS encoding TetR/AcrR family transcriptional regulator, with translation MRPKKTDEKPEDKILEAALEVVIENTICGTRMHLIAERAGMVQSNLHYYYKTKNDLMLALQKKVLNKCLEIRERFKLGAENTLEGQLDIFIMQKLDFILKEQQYDYAEIDFWIQGHINPDIRTAFAASFEGWRKEIGDTLDKFAPALTPEKREFLPYVIVSILEGASVQYLVDEGRFDVEKYFHFCKDMILKAIQE, from the coding sequence ATGAGACCTAAAAAAACCGATGAAAAACCGGAAGATAAAATATTAGAAGCAGCCTTAGAGGTTGTTATAGAAAATACAATATGCGGAACCAGAATGCACCTTATTGCTGAGCGGGCGGGAATGGTTCAGTCTAATTTGCATTATTATTATAAAACAAAGAATGACTTAATGCTTGCACTGCAAAAAAAGGTATTAAATAAATGTCTGGAAATTAGAGAACGGTTTAAACTGGGAGCTGAAAATACCTTAGAAGGCCAGTTAGACATCTTTATTATGCAGAAACTTGACTTTATTTTAAAAGAACAGCAATATGATTACGCCGAAATAGATTTTTGGATACAGGGACATATTAATCCGGATATAAGAACCGCCTTTGCGGCTTCTTTCGAAGGATGGCGCAAAGAAATCGGGGACACACTGGATAAATTTGCTCCTGCGCTTACACCAGAAAAAAGGGAGTTTCTTCCTTATGTCATTGTATCTATATTAGAAGGAGCGTCTGTTCAGTATTTGGTTGATGAGGGAAGATTTGATGTAGAAAAATACTTTCATTTCTGTAAAGACATGATTTTAAAAGCAATTCAGGAATAA